In the Streptomyces sp. NBC_00525 genome, one interval contains:
- a CDS encoding glycosyltransferase produces the protein MRISFLLHSIDNFGGVPRATSSLASALAAQHDVEIVSIFRTADRPSFAPSAAVTVRHLVDQRGGAQKAGKPSRIMPREDGWADRYTQETDELILGHLASTSADVVIVARPGLAAYLIAHGRHGYGRVVIDHESSMVPSQALRDRTLELYREMDGVVCLTQADLESYRRLLGDTAPPFAAIGNIVPPPARHAPVRGLPLIAAAGRLVPLKGFDTLINAFSMVAPHHPQWRLRIYGRGPEQARLQDLVHAHGLSDSVRLMGALPDLTAEWDKAAFAVSAARRESFGLTLVEAMHHGLPVLAADAPFGPGEIVVPGRNGILVPVGDEESMAQAMRYLIEQPAVREQLSEGAYASAPLYSAEQIAFRYDTFLRDVVAAVPRAQAAPAPAAGPSGVPAEVLVRGDGAIEVRAVLPPGAEPPVLRVTLRRAEAPLVRLAALGTSVDEATGVVRAVYAVPAEPPVLAEGRYDIDVELPDGQRRPFDVENVHTGGLLVRRIPAEGPAYWPMPYRTADGHLSVFVRHRVEHAEVHAVVVGQDGWLVRGSLITPPGTDLSALRLAASPRKGSAASTIAGQVSMGYDGAFEAHLPFAGVVAASSGGHDDWDLWLEREPGLPRIRLARFFDDILERKRIDVYPTQRWHHPTQGPTRGRVFFTPGNELSFTVSPDKG, from the coding sequence GTGCGGATCTCCTTCCTGCTCCACAGCATCGACAACTTCGGCGGGGTGCCGCGGGCGACCAGCAGTCTGGCCTCCGCGCTGGCGGCCCAGCACGACGTGGAGATCGTCTCGATCTTCCGGACGGCGGACCGGCCGTCCTTCGCCCCGTCGGCCGCGGTCACGGTCCGCCACCTCGTGGACCAGCGCGGCGGTGCCCAGAAGGCCGGGAAGCCGTCCCGGATCATGCCGCGCGAGGACGGCTGGGCGGACCGCTACACGCAGGAGACCGACGAGCTGATCCTCGGCCACCTCGCGAGCACGAGTGCCGACGTCGTGATCGTCGCCCGGCCGGGGCTCGCCGCGTACCTCATCGCCCACGGGCGGCACGGCTACGGCCGCGTGGTCATCGACCACGAGAGCTCGATGGTGCCCTCCCAGGCGCTGCGCGACCGCACCCTGGAGCTGTACCGGGAGATGGACGGAGTCGTCTGCCTCACCCAGGCAGACCTGGAGAGCTACCGGCGCCTGCTCGGCGACACGGCGCCCCCGTTCGCGGCCATCGGCAACATCGTGCCGCCGCCGGCCCGCCACGCCCCGGTCCGCGGACTGCCGCTGATCGCCGCAGCCGGACGGCTCGTGCCGCTCAAGGGCTTCGACACGCTGATCAACGCGTTCTCGATGGTCGCCCCGCACCACCCGCAGTGGCGGCTGCGCATCTACGGCCGCGGCCCCGAGCAGGCCCGGCTGCAGGACCTCGTGCACGCCCACGGCCTCAGCGACTCGGTCCGGCTGATGGGCGCGCTGCCCGACCTCACCGCGGAGTGGGACAAGGCCGCGTTCGCGGTGAGCGCGGCCCGCCGCGAGTCCTTCGGGCTCACCCTGGTGGAGGCCATGCATCACGGACTGCCGGTGCTCGCCGCCGACGCCCCCTTCGGCCCCGGCGAGATCGTCGTGCCGGGCCGCAACGGCATCCTGGTCCCGGTCGGGGACGAGGAGTCCATGGCCCAGGCGATGCGCTATCTGATCGAACAGCCGGCCGTGCGGGAGCAGCTGTCCGAGGGCGCCTACGCCTCGGCCCCGCTCTACAGCGCCGAGCAGATCGCCTTCCGCTACGACACGTTCCTGCGCGACGTGGTGGCCGCCGTGCCGAGGGCGCAGGCCGCCCCGGCCCCGGCCGCCGGCCCGTCCGGCGTACCGGCGGAGGTCCTGGTACGCGGCGACGGCGCCATCGAGGTCCGCGCCGTACTGCCGCCCGGCGCCGAGCCCCCGGTACTGCGCGTCACTCTGAGAAGGGCCGAGGCGCCGCTCGTCAGGCTGGCCGCTCTCGGGACGTCGGTGGACGAGGCGACCGGTGTGGTGCGCGCCGTGTACGCGGTCCCCGCCGAGCCGCCGGTCCTCGCCGAGGGCCGCTACGACATCGACGTGGAGCTGCCGGACGGGCAGCGCCGGCCCTTCGACGTGGAGAACGTCCACACCGGTGGCCTCCTCGTCCGCCGCATTCCGGCCGAGGGTCCCGCGTACTGGCCCATGCCCTACCGCACGGCGGACGGCCATCTGTCCGTCTTCGTACGCCACCGCGTGGAGCACGCCGAGGTGCACGCCGTGGTGGTCGGCCAGGACGGCTGGCTCGTGCGGGGCAGCCTGATCACCCCGCCGGGCACCGATCTCTCCGCGCTGCGGCTCGCCGCCTCGCCCCGCAAGGGCAGCGCCGCCTCCACCATCGCGGGCCAGGTCTCCATGGGGTACGACGGGGCCTTCGAGGCGCACCTGCCGTTCGCCGGAGTGGTCGCCGCCTCGTCCGGCGGCCACGACGACTGGGACCTGTGGCTGGAGCGCGAACCCGGCCTGCCGCGCATCCGCCTCGCCCGCTTCTTCGACGACATCCTGGAACGCAAGCGGATCGACGTCTATCCCACCCAGCGCTGGCACCACCCCACCCAGGGCCCGACCCGCGGCCGGGTCTTCTTCACCCCGGGCAACGAACTCTCCTTCACCGTCAGCCCCGACAAGGGCTGA
- the galU gene encoding UTP--glucose-1-phosphate uridylyltransferase GalU, giving the protein MHRHHRQTRKAVIPAAGLGTRFLPATKATPKEMLPVVDRPAIEYVVAEAVRSGLDDVLMVTGRNKRALEDHFDRAYELEHLLELKGDLGKLAHVRESSELADVHYVRQGNPLGLGHAVLCAEPHVGDSPFAVLLGDDLIDERDPLLVRMLEVQEQRGGSVVALMEVEPDRTHLYGCAAVAPLDDEAGDVLAVTDLVEKPEPGTAPSNLAVIGRYVLAPEIFEVLRKTPPGRGGEIQLTDALRRLALDPSLGGPVHAVVFSGRRYDTGDRGDYLRTVVRLASERADLGPEFRSWLREFVKEEGIL; this is encoded by the coding sequence ATGCACAGGCACCACCGCCAGACCCGCAAGGCCGTCATCCCGGCTGCGGGTCTCGGCACCCGATTCCTCCCCGCGACCAAGGCGACTCCCAAGGAGATGCTTCCGGTCGTGGACCGGCCCGCCATCGAGTACGTCGTGGCGGAGGCCGTACGGAGCGGGCTCGACGACGTGCTGATGGTGACCGGCCGCAACAAGCGGGCCCTGGAGGACCACTTCGACCGGGCCTACGAGCTGGAACACCTGCTGGAGCTGAAGGGCGACCTCGGCAAGCTGGCCCACGTCCGCGAGTCGAGCGAGCTGGCCGACGTCCACTACGTACGGCAGGGCAACCCGCTCGGTCTCGGCCACGCCGTCCTGTGCGCCGAACCGCACGTCGGCGACTCCCCGTTCGCGGTGCTGCTCGGCGACGACCTCATCGACGAGCGGGACCCGCTGCTGGTTCGGATGCTGGAGGTCCAGGAGCAGCGCGGCGGCAGCGTCGTGGCGCTCATGGAGGTCGAGCCCGACCGCACCCACCTCTACGGATGCGCGGCCGTGGCCCCGCTGGACGACGAGGCGGGAGACGTCCTGGCCGTCACGGACCTCGTGGAGAAGCCCGAACCCGGCACCGCGCCCAGCAACCTCGCCGTGATCGGGCGCTACGTCCTGGCCCCGGAGATCTTCGAGGTCCTGCGCAAGACCCCACCTGGCCGGGGCGGCGAGATCCAGCTGACCGACGCGCTGCGCCGGCTGGCCCTCGACCCGTCGCTCGGCGGCCCCGTGCACGCCGTCGTCTTCTCCGGCCGCCGCTACGACACCGGGGACCGGGGCGACTATCTGCGCACCGTCGTCCGGCTGGCCAGCGAGCGCGCGGACCTCGGCCCGGAATTCCGTTCCTGGCTGCGCGAGTTCGTCAAGGAAGAGGGCATCCTCTGA